In one window of Helianthus annuus cultivar XRQ/B chromosome 17, HanXRQr2.0-SUNRISE, whole genome shotgun sequence DNA:
- the LOC118489171 gene encoding 60S ribosomal protein L39-1-like, with protein MIKKQLAKKMWQNRPIPHWIRMRTDNTIRYDAKHKHWHRTKLWF; from the exons ATGATCAAGAAGCAGCTCGCGAAGAAGATGTGGCAGAATAGGCCCATTCCTCATTGGATTCGTATGAGAACCGACAATACTATCAG GTACGATGCAAAGCACAAGCATTGGCACAGAACCAAGCTTTGGTTTTGA